The following nucleotide sequence is from Actinomycetota bacterium.
GCCGTGACGAGCCACCATCCACGACGCCACCGACAGATGACCGTCGCGCCCGACTACCTCTCGGCGTTCGAGCTCGGCGAGCGCCCGAGCTCGCTCGGCATCCACGAACCGGTCCGTGTGCTCCAGATCGTCGAGGTACGAAGCCAACTCGTCGTCTGAGACAGCGCGAAGGTCGCGGATCCGAAGTTCGTCGCACACCGAACGGAGCGTGCTCATCAAGAACTGACGATAGGCAACGCGCGTTCCCGACGCTGTGAGGTCCGTCACACCGCCAACGAATTGGGCCGTCAACGCCAAGCCCGCCGGCATCGGGGGATGAACAAGCAACACGCGGGAGGAGCGCGCACGCGCCGTGAACCGAAGCGAGACCCGCGACGCGTTTGGAGCGCGTATCGAGCCCGTTCCTCAGTCCGCGCTCGAACGCTCCCAGAGGTTGATCCCGCTCTCCGTGGCGTGCTGATCGATCTCGGCGAGCTCCTCGTCGGAGAACGACAGGTTCTCGAGCGCGGCGACGTTCTCCTCGAGCTGATCCACGCTACTCGCACCGATCAGCGTCGAGGTGACCCGCGCATCTCGAAGCGTCCACGCCAGCGCCATCTGCGCGAGCGCCTGCCTCCGGCGCTTGGCGATCGAGTCGAGCGCTCGCACTCTGGTCAGGTTCTCCTCCGAGAGCATGCCTTGCGACATGGCGCCGCCCGTGGCCACGCGCGAGTCAGGCGGCACACCTTCGAGGTATCGATCGGTCAACAGTCCCTGCGCGAGCGGGGAGAACACGATGCACCCGACGCCTTCGTCGCCCAGCACATCCAGCAGCTCTTCCTCGATCCACCGGTTGAACATCGAATACGACGGCTGGTGGATCAGGAGCGGCGTCCCGAGCTCGCGCAACACACTCACAGCCTCCCGCGTTCGCCCGGCCGAGTAGGAAGACACACCCACGTACAGCGCCTTGCCCTGCCGAACCGCAGAATCCAAGGCGCCGAGCGTCTCCTCGAGCGGCGTGTCCGGGTCGTGCCTGTGCGAGTAGAAGATGTCGACGTACTCGAGTCCCATCCGCGCGAGGCTCTGGTCCAAGCTGGCCAACAGGTACTTCCGCGAACCCCAATCGCCGTACGGCCCGGGCCACATGTCGTAGCCGGCCTTCGTCGAGATGATCAGCTCGTCGCGGTACGCCCGGAGGTCGGACGCCAGGATCCGCCCGAAGTTCTCCTCGGCCGATCCGTACGGAGGGCCGTAGTTGTTCGCCAGGTCGAAGTGCGTGACCCCGAGGTCGAACGCGCGGCGGATGATCGCGCGCTGCGTCTCAAGCGGCCGTTCGGTGCCGAAGTTGTGCCACAGGCCGAGCGAGACGGCAGGAAGAAGCAAGCCGCTCCGGCCCGTGCGACGGTACTGCATCGATCTGTACCGCTCGGCCGCCGGGACGAACGTCATCGGGGAACGACTATAAGAACTGGCTCAACCGGAGGAGCGGTCAGT
It contains:
- the mgrA gene encoding L-glyceraldehyde 3-phosphate reductase, which encodes MTFVPAAERYRSMQYRRTGRSGLLLPAVSLGLWHNFGTERPLETQRAIIRRAFDLGVTHFDLANNYGPPYGSAEENFGRILASDLRAYRDELIISTKAGYDMWPGPYGDWGSRKYLLASLDQSLARMGLEYVDIFYSHRHDPDTPLEETLGALDSAVRQGKALYVGVSSYSAGRTREAVSVLRELGTPLLIHQPSYSMFNRWIEEELLDVLGDEGVGCIVFSPLAQGLLTDRYLEGVPPDSRVATGGAMSQGMLSEENLTRVRALDSIAKRRRQALAQMALAWTLRDARVTSTLIGASSVDQLEENVAALENLSFSDEELAEIDQHATESGINLWERSSAD